From the genome of Paraburkholderia largidicola:
GGACCACAACTGCACGCGCGCGAGATACGCCTTCGCGATCACTTCTTCGAACGGCACGATGGCTTCGCCGACCAGCACGCAGTCGCCCGCGAAACGCACCTGCGCCGACGTCACATCGCCCGCGCCGAACTTTTCGGCGGCGAATGCGGCCAGACGCTCGCGCAACTGGCGCGCGGCATCCTGGGCGGCCTTGCCGTTCAGGTCCGAACCCGTCGATGCCGCCGTCGCCGAGGTATTCGCCACCTTCGACGTATCCGTCGCCGTCACACGCACACGGTTGAAGCTCACGCCAAGCTCATGCGCGACGACCTGCGCGACCTTCGTGTTCAAGCCCTGGCCCATTTCCGTGCCGCCGTGATTCACGAGCACCGAGCCATCGGTGTAGATATGAACGAGCGCGCCTGCCTGATTGAAGTGCGTCACGTTGAACGCGATGCCGAACTTGCAAGGCGTGAGCGCGAGGCCTTTCTTCAGCACTTCGTTGTTGCGGTTGAATTCGAGAATCTCCGCGCGGCGACGGCGATAGTCGCTGGTGGCTTCGAGTTCGTCGATCAGTTCGTGAATCACGTTGTCTTCGACGATCTGCCCATACGGCGTCTGATTGCGCTCAGTCTTGCCGTACAGGTTGCGGCGGCGCACGTCGAGCGAATCCTTGCCGAGCGAACGCGCGACATCGTCCATGATGTACTCGATCGCGAACGCGCCCTGCGGACCGCCGAAGCCGCGAAACGCCGTGTTCGACTGGGTGTTCGTCTTGCCGCAGAAACCGTCGATGGCGACGTCCGACAGGAAGTACGCGTTGTCGAAGTGGCACACGGCGCGCGTCATCACGGGGCCGGACAGATCGGCGGAGAACCCGCAGCGCGAAGTCATGTCGACCGTCACACCTTCGATCAGGCCTTCATCGTTATAACCGACGTCGTACGTGTAGTGGAAATCGTGCCGCTTGCCCGTGATCATCATGTCGTCGTCGCGGTCCGGGCGCAGCTTGACCGGGCACAACAGCTTCCACGCCGCGAGCGACGCGCAGCACGCGAACATGCTCGATTGCGATTCCTTGCCGCCGAAACCGCCGCCCATGCGCCGGCACTCGACCAGCACGTTGTGCGAATGCACGCCGAGCATGTGCGAGACGAGGTGCTGCATTTCGGTCGGGTGTTGCGTCGAGCAATACACGAGCATGCCGTCGTCGTCCTTCGGCACCGCGTAGGAAATCTGCCCTTCCAGATAGAACTGCTCCTGGCCGCCGAGCAGTAATTCGCCCGCTTCACGATGTGCCGCGCGTTGCAGCTTCGCAGCGGCATCGCCGCGCGCGAGCTTCATTGGCGGAATCACGCTCTGGTTCGCGGCGCGCGCCTGCTGTGCCGTCAGCACGGCGGGCAGCTCCTCGAATTCGATGTCCGCGCGACGTGCGCCGAGACGCGCGGCATCGTGCGACGTCGCGACGACGATGAACATCGGCTGCCCGACATACTGGACGATGCCATCGGCGAGGATGGGGTCGTCGCCTTTTACGATCGGCGCGCAGTCGTTGTGGCCGGGAATGTCGTCTGCGGTGAACACGGCGACGACGCCGGGCGTCGCGCGCACTTTGTCGAACGACATCGACAGGATCTTCGCGTGCGCTTTCTGAGACGTGCCCAGCGCCGCGTGCAGCGTGCCGGCAAGTTCGGGGATGTCGTCGGTGTAGGTGGCGCGGCCGCTCACGTGCAGATGGGCGGATTCATGCGGACGCGACACGTGGACTTGCGTGAATTCCGCGAGTTCTTTCGCGTCCTTCAGGAACGGTTCGGCTTGCTGGTTCATTCTGTTGGTTCTCCGTTTCCTTTTTGTCCGTCAGGCCGCAGCGCCTGCTGCCAATACCGCGCGCACATCGAGCGCGCTCTTTTGCAGCGGATTGTTCGGGCGCGTTTCGAGCCAGAAGCGGTACAGCGTGTTCGTTGCGGCTTCGAGGCGATAGTCACTGGTCGCGCGCATATCGCTGAGCGGCTGATAGTCCTTTGCGAGCGCGAGCATCGCGATCTGCGCGGTCGCTTCGTGCCATTCGTTGTCGGCGAGCGCGGCTTCGGCGTGCGTCGCGCGCTTCGGCGTCGCGGCCATGCCGCCGAACGCAATGCGCGGTTCGCGGATCGTCTCGCCATCGGCGATGAACGAGAACGCGGCGCACACGGCGGAAATATCCGAGTCGAAGCGCTTCGAAATCTTGTACGTGCGGAACTGGAAGTGCTTGCGCGCCTCGTTGCGCGCGGGCACCTTCAGACCGACGACGAACTCGTGTTCGGCCATATCCTTCTTCTGATACGCGAGGTACAGGTCTTCCAGCGCCAGTTCGCGTTCGATCTCGCCGCCGCGCAGCACGACACGCGCGCCCAGCGCGATCAGGCCCGGCATCGAGTCGCCGATGGGCGAACCGTTCGCGACATTGCCGCCGATCGTGCCCGCGTTGCGAATCGGCAGCGACGCGAAGCGCTGCCACATCTCGGTGAGTTCGGGGTACTGCTTCGCCAGCTCGGCATACGCGCGCTCGACCGTGACGCCCGCACCGATCTCGATCCAGTCCGCCGTCACGTTGATCTTCTGCAATTCCGCGATCTGGCCGACGTACACGATATGGCCGAGGTCGCGCATCATCTTCGTGACCCACAGGCCGATGTCGGTGCTGCCGGCGAGAATGCGCGTCGTGGGCGCGTCGGCCTTGATCTTCGCGAGCGCGGCGACGGTGCGCGGCGCATCGAACTGCTGGCCGTTGCGTTCGTAGTGGAAGGTTTCGCCGCGTTCGAGCGTCGCGAGTTTGCTGGCGAGCGCCTTGACGTCGACGGGCGCTTTGGGCGCGGGCAACTCGAACATGCGCTCGGCCGCTTCGATGATCGGACGATAGCCGGTGCAGCGGCACAGGTTGCCCGTCAGCGCGTTGGCGATATCGGCGCGGTCCGGCACGGTTCTGTTCGCGCATGCGTGCTCGTGGCCGTGCTTCTCGTACATCGACCACATCGACATCACGAAGCCCGGCGTGC
Proteins encoded in this window:
- the xdhA gene encoding xanthine dehydrogenase small subunit; amino-acid sequence: MSQPIRFYHRNAIREITDAPVTRTVLQYLREDARCTGTKEGCAEGDCGACTVVIGERNDAGGVSFKAVNACIQFLPTLDGKALFTVEDLRQPDGSLHPVQEAMVECHGSQCGFCTPGFVMSMWSMYEKHGHEHACANRTVPDRADIANALTGNLCRCTGYRPIIEAAERMFELPAPKAPVDVKALASKLATLERGETFHYERNGQQFDAPRTVAALAKIKADAPTTRILAGSTDIGLWVTKMMRDLGHIVYVGQIAELQKINVTADWIEIGAGVTVERAYAELAKQYPELTEMWQRFASLPIRNAGTIGGNVANGSPIGDSMPGLIALGARVVLRGGEIERELALEDLYLAYQKKDMAEHEFVVGLKVPARNEARKHFQFRTYKISKRFDSDISAVCAAFSFIADGETIREPRIAFGGMAATPKRATHAEAALADNEWHEATAQIAMLALAKDYQPLSDMRATSDYRLEAATNTLYRFWLETRPNNPLQKSALDVRAVLAAGAAA
- the xdhB gene encoding xanthine dehydrogenase molybdopterin binding subunit produces the protein MNQQAEPFLKDAKELAEFTQVHVSRPHESAHLHVSGRATYTDDIPELAGTLHAALGTSQKAHAKILSMSFDKVRATPGVVAVFTADDIPGHNDCAPIVKGDDPILADGIVQYVGQPMFIVVATSHDAARLGARRADIEFEELPAVLTAQQARAANQSVIPPMKLARGDAAAKLQRAAHREAGELLLGGQEQFYLEGQISYAVPKDDDGMLVYCSTQHPTEMQHLVSHMLGVHSHNVLVECRRMGGGFGGKESQSSMFACCASLAAWKLLCPVKLRPDRDDDMMITGKRHDFHYTYDVGYNDEGLIEGVTVDMTSRCGFSADLSGPVMTRAVCHFDNAYFLSDVAIDGFCGKTNTQSNTAFRGFGGPQGAFAIEYIMDDVARSLGKDSLDVRRRNLYGKTERNQTPYGQIVEDNVIHELIDELEATSDYRRRRAEILEFNRNNEVLKKGLALTPCKFGIAFNVTHFNQAGALVHIYTDGSVLVNHGGTEMGQGLNTKVAQVVAHELGVSFNRVRVTATDTSKVANTSATAASTGSDLNGKAAQDAARQLRERLAAFAAEKFGAGDVTSAQVRFAGDCVLVGEAIVPFEEVIAKAYLARVQLWSDGFYATPKLYWDQAKLQGRPFFYYSYGAAVSEVVIDTLTGEMRVLRADALHDVGASLNPAIDVGQVEGGFIQGMGWLTTEELWWNAGGKLMTHAPSTYKIPTVNDTPPDFRVRLFKNRNAEDSIHRSKATGEPPLLLPFSVFFAIRDAVAAVGDYKVNPPLNAPATGEEILKAVRAVRAAGH